GCATCGCCGCAACGCCCGCGAAGAACGTGATGCGCTCGGACGCCATGAGCGCCACCGTGGTCTCCGCCTTGAACGCGGGCGTGAAGACGCAGCACGCGCCGTTGGCGAGGAAACCGATGAACTGCGACACGATCGCGGTGGCGTGGAACATCGGCGCGGCCACGAGCGTGCGTTCGCCAGGACCGGCGCCGAGGCGTTCGCGGACGGTGCCGGCGTTGAACATCAGGTTGGCGTGCGTCTGCATCGCGCCCTTGGGGCGGCCGGTGGTGCCGGAGGTGTAGAGCAGGTGCGCGACATCGCCGGGCTCGCTCTGCTGGCCCGGCAACGCGGCGGGGTCGGCGGTCTCACCGGTGTCGGCCGTGAGCACGGCGGCGTCGAGAGCGCCAGGCAGGTCGCGGTCGGTGATCACGAGCTTCGCGCCGGAATCGGTGAGGACGTGCTCGATCTCCGGCTGGGCGAAGCGCGTGTTCACGAGCACGCCGCTGGCGCCGGCGAGCTGCACGCCGAAGTAGCTCACGGCGTACTGCCAGCCGTTGGGCAGCAGGATCGCGACGCGGTCGCCGCGCTCCACGCCGAGCTCGCGCAGCCGCGTGGCGACCACGGCGGCGCGGCGCACCATGTCGGCGTGGGAGATGCGGATCTCGCCGTCGACGAGGGCTTCGCCGGGGCCGTGTCTTTCGGCGACGTCGAGCAGCATGGCGGGCAGGGTTCTGGCGGGCACAAGGATCTCCTGGGTGCTCAGCGGTGACGGGGTGCTCAGCGGTAGAACCCGCCGCGGGTGAGCCCGGAGCCGCCGTCGAGGCGCAGCGCCTGGCCCGTGGTGTAACCCGCGGCCGGGGACAGCAGGTAGAGAACCGAGCCGACGACCTCGCCCAGCGTCGCGACGCGGCCCATCGGCACGCCGGCGAGCAGCCGCTCGCGGGCCGATTCGGGCATCGCGAGCACCTTCGGCGTCGCGAAGAGACCGGGCTCGACGGCGTTCACGCGCACGCCGCCGCCGCCGCCCCACTCGGCGGCGAGCGAGCGCGTCAGGCCGAGCACGCCGGCCTTCGCCGCCGCGTACGCCGCCTGGCCGGGCAGGCCGTCTTCGGCCGCGACGGAGGAGAGGAACACGATCGAGCCGGCGGATTCCTTCAACGCGGGGTAGGCCGCGCGGGCGAGCACGAACTGCGCGACGAGGTTGGCGTCCACATCGGACCGGAACGCTTCGAGCGGGAAGGTGCTCGCACGGTGGACGGTGTCGACGATCCCGGCGGCGCCGATCACCGCGTCGAGCCCGCCGAGCCGTTCGACGGCTTCGGTGACGGCCTGTGCGGCGGCGGTCTCGTCGGTGAGGTCGGCGACGAGGTGCCCGGGTCCGGCGGCAACGCGGTCGATCCCGACCACGCGGGCGTCGACCTGCGTCAACGCGGCGACGAGCGCTCGGCCGAGACCACCGGCGGCGCCGGTGACCACCACCCGGGTGCCCGGGCGCGGCAGAGGCGACCAGTCGTGTTCGGTCATGAGATCCTTGTCCCGTGTCGATCGATTGATCGACACCAAGGTTAACCAGGTGGAGTTCGCCTCGTCAACGTGTCGATCGTACGATCGGCACGTCCGAACTCCCCTGTCTGCACCGGAAGGAGGGCCGTGGCCAGGAAGAAGTCACTCGACGAGGGGCCCGATCTCCGGGTCCTGATCCTCGAACGCGCGAGTGAGCTGTTTCACGAGCGCGGCTACAGCGCCACGTCGATCCGCGACCTGGCCGACGCGGTGGGCATCTCGTCCTCGACGATGTACCACCACTTCACGAACAAACAGGAAGTGCTGCACGCGATCGTCTCGCGGTTCATGACCGACTTCGTCGACGCGACCGTGCCGGTTCTGCGCGACGAGTCCCTTTCGCCCGGCGAACGCGTACGGCACGTCGTGCGCCTGCACCTCGAGCTGAGCGACGACCGGCGCCCGGAGCTGCTGGTCGGCAACCCCATCCGGTACGCGCTCGACCC
The sequence above is a segment of the Amycolatopsis sp. 2-15 genome. Coding sequences within it:
- a CDS encoding SDR family NAD(P)-dependent oxidoreductase — protein: MTEHDWSPLPRPGTRVVVTGAAGGLGRALVAALTQVDARVVGIDRVAAGPGHLVADLTDETAAAQAVTEAVERLGGLDAVIGAAGIVDTVHRASTFPLEAFRSDVDANLVAQFVLARAAYPALKESAGSIVFLSSVAAEDGLPGQAAYAAAKAGVLGLTRSLAAEWGGGGGVRVNAVEPGLFATPKVLAMPESARERLLAGVPMGRVATLGEVVGSVLYLLSPAAGYTTGQALRLDGGSGLTRGGFYR
- a CDS encoding TetR/AcrR family transcriptional regulator, with product MARKKSLDEGPDLRVLILERASELFHERGYSATSIRDLADAVGISSSTMYHHFTNKQEVLHAIVSRFMTDFVDATVPVLRDESLSPGERVRHVVRLHLELSDDRRPELLVGNPIRYALDPAQQAEGIKLQTAYHDAFRDVLAEGVAAGEFRIDDVTVTTMAVLDMLNGVREWFAPAGRLTRDAIVAQYTALTQRLLGA